One region of Peribacillus simplex genomic DNA includes:
- a CDS encoding ribonuclease HII yields the protein MKTAMSIKEISSKLKTIREPDDLFLQECREDSRKGVTDLVSKWQRAYEKERQVKDAFTEMTEFERQLRKQGFSILAGIDEVGRGPLAGPVVTSAVILPESFYLPGLNDSKKIPESKRELFYEMIFKEALSIGVGVVHSEVIDEINIYQATKKAMVAAVNDLSELPDHLLIDAMELDVPIPQLSLIKGDSRSITISAASIIAKVTRDRMMKEYGEEYPEYGFGKHMGYGTSQHLEALEKHGLTPWHRRSFAPVKEIAARTKD from the coding sequence ATGAAAACTGCAATGAGCATTAAGGAAATCTCCTCAAAGTTAAAGACTATAAGAGAGCCAGATGATTTATTTTTACAAGAATGCCGGGAAGACAGCCGAAAGGGAGTAACTGACTTAGTGAGCAAATGGCAAAGAGCCTATGAAAAAGAGCGACAGGTAAAGGATGCTTTCACGGAAATGACGGAGTTTGAACGGCAATTGCGCAAACAAGGGTTTTCTATTCTTGCAGGTATCGATGAAGTAGGAAGAGGACCGTTGGCAGGACCAGTTGTGACAAGTGCTGTCATCTTGCCGGAATCTTTTTATTTGCCAGGACTGAATGATTCTAAAAAGATTCCAGAGTCAAAAAGGGAACTGTTTTATGAGATGATTTTTAAGGAAGCACTTTCCATAGGAGTGGGTGTTGTACATAGCGAAGTAATCGATGAAATCAATATATATCAAGCTACGAAAAAGGCAATGGTGGCCGCAGTGAACGATCTGTCAGAACTTCCTGATCATTTGTTGATTGATGCGATGGAACTGGATGTGCCGATTCCGCAGCTTTCGCTCATAAAGGGGGATTCAAGAAGCATTACCATCTCTGCGGCATCCATTATAGCGAAAGTGACTCGTGACAGGATGATGAAGGAATATGGTGAAGAATATCCGGAATATGGTTTCGGAAAGCACATGGGATATGGGACAAGCCAACATTTAGAAGCGCTCGAGAAGCACGGGCTTACACCTTGGCATAGAAGAAGTTTTGCACCAGTTAAGGAAATCGCTGCACGTACGAAGGACTAG
- a CDS encoding EscU/YscU/HrcU family type III secretion system export apparatus switch protein translates to MKNDRRKEAIALKYDQKTSKAPVILAKGKGKTAENILERAMKLDIPVQKDESLAALLGQLDINQTIPEELYGAVAEVFAFIYKVDKDMNR, encoded by the coding sequence ATGAAAAATGATAGGCGAAAAGAAGCGATTGCCTTAAAGTATGATCAAAAGACATCCAAAGCTCCCGTCATATTGGCGAAGGGGAAAGGTAAAACGGCTGAAAATATTCTGGAAAGGGCTATGAAGCTGGATATACCGGTCCAAAAGGATGAGTCGCTTGCTGCACTTTTAGGTCAATTGGATATAAATCAAACGATACCGGAAGAATTGTACGGAGCTGTTGCAGAGGTATTTGCATTCATTTATAAAGTCGACAAGGACATGAATCGGTAG
- the sucC gene encoding ADP-forming succinate--CoA ligase subunit beta codes for MNIHEYQGKEILRQYGVSVPNGRVAFTVDEAVEAAKELGTEVVVVKAQIHAGGRGKAGGVKVAKNLDEARTYAEEILGKTLVTHQTGPAGKEVKRLLIEEGCDITKEYYIGLVLDRATNSVVLMASEEGGTEIEEVAEKTPEKIFKEVIDPVVGLTGFQARRIAFNINIPASLINKASKLMVNLYTAFVEKDCSIAEINPLVVTGDGNVMALDAKLNFDDNAIYRHKDIAEYRDLDEEDAKEIEASKHGLSYISLDGNIGCMVNGAGLAMATMDIIKHYMGDPANFLDVGGGATEEKVKEAFKIILSDQNVKGIFVNIFGGIMKCDIIATGVVAAAKELGLDVPLVVRLEGTNVDLGKKILKESGLNITAAESMADGAQKIVSLVG; via the coding sequence ATGAATATCCATGAGTATCAGGGAAAAGAGATATTGCGACAATACGGGGTATCCGTTCCAAATGGCCGGGTTGCCTTTACTGTAGATGAAGCAGTGGAAGCAGCGAAGGAATTAGGTACGGAAGTTGTTGTCGTCAAAGCTCAAATTCATGCGGGCGGCCGCGGGAAAGCCGGCGGAGTTAAGGTAGCGAAAAATCTTGATGAAGCACGTACATATGCAGAAGAGATTCTTGGTAAGACGCTGGTGACCCATCAAACAGGACCGGCAGGCAAGGAAGTTAAGCGTTTACTTATTGAAGAAGGCTGCGACATTACGAAGGAATATTATATCGGGCTGGTCCTTGACCGTGCTACGAACAGTGTCGTATTGATGGCTTCTGAAGAAGGCGGAACGGAAATTGAGGAAGTGGCTGAAAAGACACCAGAGAAAATTTTCAAAGAAGTAATCGATCCGGTTGTCGGCCTGACTGGCTTCCAGGCACGTAGGATTGCATTCAATATCAATATTCCGGCTTCACTTATAAATAAAGCTTCCAAACTGATGGTTAACTTATATACAGCTTTCGTTGAAAAAGATTGCTCAATCGCTGAAATCAACCCATTAGTGGTAACGGGCGATGGCAATGTAATGGCACTGGATGCTAAATTGAATTTCGATGATAATGCGATTTACCGCCATAAAGACATCGCGGAGTACCGTGATTTGGATGAAGAGGATGCGAAAGAGATTGAAGCATCAAAACATGGCCTTAGTTACATATCGCTTGACGGAAATATCGGATGTATGGTTAATGGTGCCGGACTTGCTATGGCAACGATGGACATCATTAAACATTATATGGGAGATCCGGCTAACTTCCTTGACGTTGGTGGCGGCGCTACTGAGGAAAAAGTAAAAGAGGCTTTCAAAATCATCCTATCCGATCAAAATGTTAAAGGCATCTTCGTTAATATCTTCGGGGGGATCATGAAATGTGACATCATCGCGACAGGCGTAGTAGCTGCTGCTAAAGAGCTTGGCCTGGATGTCCCTCTTGTTGTTCGTCTTGAAGGTACGAATGTGGACCTTGGTAAAAAGATACTTAAAGAGTCAGGTTTAAATATTACGGCTGCTGAATCAATGGCAGATGGAGCACAAAAAATAGTATCACTTGTAGGATAA
- the sucD gene encoding succinate--CoA ligase subunit alpha, with protein sequence MSVYINKDTKVIVQGITGSTALFHTKQMLEYGTKIVGGVTPGKGGTEAEGVPVFNTVSEAVTETGANASVIYVPAPFAADAILEAVDAELDLVICITEHIPVLDMVKVKRYMEGKKTRLIGPNCPGVISPEECKIGIMPGYIHKKGHVGVVSRSGTLTYEAVHQLSQAGIGQSTAVGIGGDPVNGTDFIDVLKAFNEDPETHAVIMIGEIGGTAEEEAAIWVKENMTKPVVGFIGGRTAPAGKRMGHAGAIISGGKGTADEKIRVMNECGIKVAETPSVMGETLISVLKEKEIYEPCKTH encoded by the coding sequence ATGAGCGTTTATATTAATAAAGATACGAAAGTGATCGTTCAGGGAATCACTGGTTCAACAGCATTATTTCATACAAAACAAATGTTGGAATACGGCACGAAAATCGTTGGAGGAGTCACTCCGGGCAAAGGCGGAACAGAAGCGGAAGGGGTACCTGTATTCAATACAGTTTCCGAAGCTGTCACTGAAACCGGAGCGAATGCATCGGTTATCTACGTACCGGCTCCATTTGCTGCAGATGCGATTCTTGAAGCCGTTGACGCAGAACTAGATCTTGTTATTTGTATCACGGAACATATTCCTGTCCTGGATATGGTCAAGGTGAAGCGTTACATGGAAGGTAAAAAGACTCGCTTGATCGGACCGAACTGCCCGGGTGTCATTAGCCCGGAAGAATGTAAGATTGGTATCATGCCAGGATATATCCACAAAAAAGGCCATGTAGGTGTAGTTTCTCGTTCTGGAACTTTAACGTACGAAGCCGTTCACCAATTATCACAAGCAGGCATTGGGCAATCTACGGCTGTCGGTATCGGTGGGGATCCCGTTAACGGAACGGACTTCATTGATGTACTGAAAGCATTCAATGAAGATCCGGAAACACATGCGGTGATCATGATCGGGGAAATCGGCGGCACGGCAGAAGAAGAAGCGGCAATCTGGGTGAAAGAAAATATGACTAAGCCAGTTGTAGGTTTCATTGGTGGCCGTACAGCTCCAGCTGGTAAACGTATGGGACATGCTGGTGCCATAATTTCAGGAGGAAAAGGTACAGCTGACGAGAAAATCCGCGTTATGAACGAATGTGGAATTAAAGTTGCTGAGACTCCATCCGTAATGGGTGAAACATTGATCTCCGTCCTGAAGGAAAAAGAAATCTACGAACCTTGTAAAACGCATTGA
- the dprA gene encoding DNA-processing protein DprA, with protein MNKTEKLIHLHHCRGAGWKTIQIIMSNDPSLSSLFTMNHEEWVKILPIPSNKLTLFLKDLHSLNTIDKLKRYEDCQIHCLTIFDDDYPFLLKQIFDPPWVLYLKGDKKLLTRRSTLGVVGTRKPTSYGLEALKTILLPLVKKKFVIISGVAAGIDAEAHKITLGEGGDTIGVLGGGLLQIYPKSNISLAGEIINKGLLLSETPPEKRAEPWMFPLRNRIISGLSLGVFVVEAKEKSGSLITAQSALEHGREVFALPGNVTSPESLGTNQLIQDGAKLVLSSKQIEEEF; from the coding sequence TTGAATAAAACAGAAAAATTAATCCACCTCCATCATTGCCGCGGAGCAGGATGGAAAACAATCCAAATTATCATGTCAAATGACCCGTCCTTATCTTCCCTTTTCACTATGAATCATGAGGAATGGGTAAAAATCCTCCCTATCCCTTCAAATAAGCTTACCCTCTTTCTCAAAGATTTACATTCACTCAATACCATCGATAAACTTAAACGATACGAAGATTGCCAAATTCATTGCTTGACGATCTTCGATGATGATTATCCTTTTTTGCTGAAGCAAATATTCGATCCCCCATGGGTTCTTTATTTAAAAGGCGATAAGAAGCTTCTAACGAGGAGGAGCACGCTAGGTGTTGTTGGAACTCGTAAGCCAACCTCGTATGGACTGGAGGCCTTAAAAACGATTCTATTACCACTTGTAAAGAAAAAATTCGTGATCATAAGTGGGGTGGCGGCTGGAATCGATGCAGAGGCACATAAAATCACTTTGGGGGAAGGCGGAGATACGATTGGGGTTTTAGGAGGAGGTCTTTTGCAAATATACCCAAAATCCAATATTTCCCTTGCAGGGGAAATCATCAATAAAGGGTTACTTTTATCTGAGACTCCACCGGAAAAGAGAGCGGAACCTTGGATGTTTCCGCTCAGGAATCGAATCATCAGTGGATTATCACTGGGAGTATTCGTGGTCGAGGCCAAAGAAAAAAGCGGTTCCCTTATTACGGCACAATCCGCTTTGGAACATGGCAGGGAGGTATTTGCGCTTCCTGGCAATGTAACGAGTCCAGAATCATTAGGGACCAATCAATTGATTCAAGATGGTGCCAAACTTGTTTTGAGTTCTAAGCAGATTGAGGAAGAATTTTGA
- the topA gene encoding type I DNA topoisomerase, protein MSEYLVIVESPAKAKTIERYLGKKYKVKASMGHVRDLPKSQMGVDVEHEYEPKYITIRGKGPVLKELKTAAKKAKKIYLAADPDREGEAIAWHLAHSLDVDINSDCRVVFNEITKEAIKESFKSPRPINMKLVDAQQARRVLDRLVGYNISPLLWKKVKKGLSAGRVQSVAVRMIIDREKEIKDFIPEEYWTIKADFVKGKEQFEGSFFSLGGERKELNTEEDVKKVLGSLNGGEFTIGAVAKKERRRNPAAPFTTSSLQQEAARKLNFRAKKTMMLAQQLYEGIELGKEGTVGLITYMRTDSTRISDVAKQEAHTFIENSYGKDYVQVEQRKEKKQTNAQDAHEAVRPTSTLREPGVVKEFLSRDQFRLYKLIWERFVSSQMSSAVMDTMSIDLHNEDVIFRANGSKIKFPGFMKVYVEGSDDSVEEKENALPDVKKGDQFFSKDVEPKQHFTQPPPRYTEARLVKTLEELGIGRPSTYAPTLDTIQKRGYVTLDNKRFIPTELGEIVLELIREFFPDILDAEFTAKMEQEFDSVEEGSIEWIKVIDEFYKEFAVHLAKAEVEMEKIEIKDEPAGEDCVECGHEMVFKMGRYGKFMACSNFPDCRNTKPIVKEIGVKCPKCKEGNIIERKSKKRRLFYGCDTYPGCDFISWDKPLPRSCPKCEGTLVEKKLKKGVQVQCMDCDFKETPQA, encoded by the coding sequence ATGTCAGAATACTTAGTGATTGTGGAATCGCCCGCAAAGGCGAAAACAATAGAACGTTACTTGGGAAAAAAATATAAAGTAAAGGCTTCCATGGGGCATGTACGCGATTTGCCTAAAAGCCAAATGGGTGTCGATGTTGAACATGAATATGAACCTAAATATATAACTATCCGCGGCAAAGGCCCGGTTTTAAAAGAATTGAAAACTGCTGCAAAAAAAGCGAAAAAAATCTATCTCGCGGCTGACCCCGACAGAGAAGGGGAAGCCATTGCCTGGCATTTGGCTCACAGTCTCGATGTTGACATTAATTCTGATTGCCGCGTGGTATTCAACGAAATCACGAAAGAGGCTATCAAAGAATCATTTAAATCACCGAGGCCAATAAATATGAAATTGGTTGATGCGCAACAGGCAAGAAGGGTCTTGGATCGTTTGGTCGGATACAATATTAGCCCGCTTTTGTGGAAAAAAGTGAAAAAAGGCTTAAGTGCGGGACGGGTCCAATCGGTTGCTGTACGGATGATCATTGACCGGGAAAAAGAAATCAAAGATTTTATCCCGGAAGAGTATTGGACAATCAAGGCAGATTTTGTAAAAGGAAAAGAACAGTTTGAAGGTTCCTTTTTCAGCCTGGGCGGTGAGCGGAAAGAATTAAATACAGAAGAGGACGTCAAAAAAGTACTCGGTTCTTTAAATGGCGGCGAATTTACGATAGGGGCAGTGGCTAAAAAGGAAAGAAGGCGTAATCCAGCTGCACCTTTTACGACTTCTTCCCTGCAACAAGAAGCGGCTCGAAAATTGAATTTCCGTGCAAAGAAAACAATGATGCTTGCTCAGCAGCTTTATGAAGGAATCGAGCTTGGAAAGGAAGGGACAGTCGGGTTAATCACTTATATGAGAACCGATTCGACCCGGATTTCCGATGTTGCGAAACAGGAAGCCCATACCTTCATTGAAAATAGTTATGGTAAAGATTATGTTCAGGTTGAGCAGCGGAAAGAGAAAAAACAGACTAATGCCCAAGATGCCCATGAAGCGGTAAGACCAACGAGCACATTACGTGAACCGGGCGTAGTCAAGGAGTTTTTATCCAGAGATCAATTCCGTTTATATAAGTTGATTTGGGAGCGATTCGTTTCAAGTCAAATGTCTTCTGCGGTCATGGATACGATGAGCATCGACCTGCATAACGAAGATGTCATCTTCAGGGCCAATGGTTCAAAAATTAAATTTCCGGGCTTCATGAAGGTATATGTTGAGGGATCCGATGACTCAGTGGAAGAAAAGGAAAATGCTCTCCCTGATGTGAAAAAAGGAGATCAATTCTTTTCAAAAGATGTAGAGCCTAAGCAGCATTTCACACAGCCTCCACCCAGATATACAGAAGCACGTCTTGTCAAAACCCTAGAAGAACTGGGAATAGGCCGTCCTTCCACATATGCTCCTACCTTGGATACGATTCAAAAACGTGGTTATGTTACTTTGGATAATAAACGGTTCATCCCCACAGAGCTTGGTGAGATCGTTCTTGAATTGATACGTGAATTCTTCCCGGATATTCTTGATGCAGAGTTCACTGCCAAGATGGAACAGGAATTCGATAGCGTCGAAGAAGGAAGCATCGAATGGATTAAGGTCATCGATGAATTTTATAAAGAATTTGCTGTTCATTTGGCTAAAGCTGAAGTCGAAATGGAGAAAATTGAAATCAAAGATGAGCCTGCAGGTGAAGATTGTGTAGAATGCGGACATGAGATGGTCTTTAAGATGGGGCGTTATGGTAAGTTCATGGCATGCAGTAATTTCCCCGATTGCCGTAACACAAAACCAATCGTAAAAGAAATAGGTGTGAAATGCCCGAAATGTAAGGAAGGAAACATCATTGAAAGGAAAAGTAAAAAACGCCGTTTATTTTACGGGTGTGATACCTACCCTGGATGTGACTTCATTTCTTGGGATAAACCGCTACCGCGGAGTTGTCCAAAATGTGAAGGTACGCTTGTTGAGAAAAAACTCAAAAAAGGAGTCCAGGTCCAGTGCATGGATTGTGACTTCAAAGAAACTCCTCAAGCATAG
- the trmFO gene encoding FADH(2)-oxidizing methylenetetrahydrofolate--tRNA-(uracil(54)-C(5))-methyltransferase TrmFO, with protein MKETKVSVIGAGLAGSEAAWQLAKRGIKVDLYEMRPVKQTPAHHTDKFAELVCSNSLRANTLTNAVGVLKEEMRILDSVIMSAADACAVPAGGALAVDRHEFAGLVTEKVKNHPNVTVINEEVTEIPEGPTVIATGPLTSQSLSDSLKQIMDEEYLYFYDAAAPILEKDSINMDKVYLKSRYDKGEAAYLNCPMTEEEFDRFYEALIAAETVPLKEFEKEIFFEGCMPIEVMASRGKKTMLFGPLKPVGLEDPKTGKRPFAVVQLRQDDAAGTLYNIVGFQTHLKWGPQKEVLQLIPGLENAEIVRYGVMHRNTFINSPNVLKPTYQFKNRDDLFFAGQMTGVEGYVESAASGLVAGINAARIVQGLEPAIFPAETTMGSMARYITSTNGKSFQPMNANFGLLPDLEVRIKSKKERNETHAKRALDTIQNFVKNL; from the coding sequence ATGAAAGAAACAAAAGTAAGTGTAATCGGTGCTGGGCTTGCTGGAAGTGAAGCGGCGTGGCAGTTAGCTAAAAGAGGAATCAAAGTCGATCTATACGAAATGCGCCCGGTAAAACAAACGCCAGCACATCATACCGATAAATTCGCTGAACTTGTTTGTTCCAATTCACTTCGGGCAAATACGTTAACAAATGCGGTTGGTGTCTTAAAAGAAGAAATGCGTATATTGGATTCGGTCATCATGTCCGCAGCAGATGCTTGTGCTGTACCGGCTGGCGGTGCTTTAGCTGTCGATCGCCATGAATTTGCCGGTCTTGTGACGGAAAAGGTCAAAAATCATCCCAATGTAACGGTCATTAATGAAGAAGTGACGGAAATTCCGGAAGGCCCTACCGTCATTGCAACAGGACCACTTACAAGTCAGTCACTATCTGACAGCTTAAAGCAAATCATGGATGAAGAATACTTGTATTTCTATGATGCTGCCGCTCCAATTCTTGAAAAAGACAGCATCAACATGGATAAAGTATACTTAAAATCCCGCTACGATAAAGGGGAAGCAGCTTATTTGAACTGTCCGATGACGGAAGAGGAGTTTGACCGTTTTTATGAAGCATTGATTGCTGCCGAGACAGTACCACTTAAAGAATTTGAAAAAGAAATCTTTTTTGAAGGTTGCATGCCGATTGAAGTAATGGCATCACGTGGGAAGAAAACGATGTTATTTGGTCCTTTGAAGCCTGTCGGATTAGAAGATCCGAAAACAGGAAAGCGCCCTTTTGCAGTAGTTCAATTGCGCCAAGATGATGCGGCAGGAACACTCTACAACATTGTTGGTTTTCAGACACATTTGAAATGGGGGCCGCAAAAAGAAGTATTGCAGCTCATCCCTGGATTGGAAAATGCGGAAATTGTCCGTTATGGAGTTATGCATCGCAACACTTTCATAAACTCACCTAATGTTCTGAAGCCTACGTACCAATTCAAAAATCGGGACGATTTATTCTTTGCAGGTCAGATGACTGGCGTCGAAGGTTATGTAGAATCGGCAGCATCAGGACTGGTTGCAGGTATCAATGCTGCAAGGATCGTCCAAGGATTGGAGCCTGCCATTTTTCCTGCTGAGACGACAATGGGCAGCATGGCAAGGTATATAACATCGACAAATGGAAAGAGCTTTCAGCCGATGAACGCCAACTTCGGATTGCTTCCAGACCTTGAAGTGAGAATCAAATCAAAAAAAGAACGGAACGAAACACATGCTAAACGCGCTTTGGACACAATTCAGAACTTTGTGAAAAATTTGTAA
- the xerC gene encoding tyrosine recombinase XerC, producing MINQKKALSSFIEYLQIEKNSSHYTIENYKRDIHEFFLFLNEQGISDITSVEYFDVRLFLTNLYEKKLSKRTVARKTSCLRSFYKFLLREGDVKDNPFSLVSLPKKDQRLPRFLYEKEMKQLFSSLNKDSPIGIRNNALLELLYATGIRVSECCEIKLQDIDLSLGTVLVHGKGKKDRYVPVGRYAQEAIDIYIRTARMEMTSSDAKANVYLFVNFRGDPLTPRGVRYILNELIKKSAADGSLHPHMLRHSFATHLLNNGADIRTVQELLGHSKISSTQVYTHVTKDQLKKVYNATHPRP from the coding sequence ATGATTAATCAAAAAAAGGCATTATCATCCTTCATCGAATATTTACAAATTGAAAAAAACAGTTCACATTACACCATTGAAAATTACAAGCGTGATATTCACGAATTTTTCCTGTTCCTAAATGAACAGGGTATCAGCGATATCACGTCTGTTGAATATTTTGATGTCCGGTTGTTTTTAACGAATTTATATGAGAAAAAACTTTCTAAGCGCACTGTAGCAAGAAAAACTTCTTGCTTGCGGAGCTTTTATAAATTTTTATTACGTGAAGGTGATGTGAAGGATAATCCTTTTTCTCTTGTTTCTTTACCTAAAAAGGATCAAAGACTGCCACGTTTTCTATATGAGAAGGAAATGAAACAGTTGTTTTCTTCTTTAAATAAAGATTCACCGATAGGAATAAGGAACAATGCATTACTGGAATTACTGTATGCGACAGGCATTCGCGTAAGTGAATGTTGTGAGATTAAATTGCAGGATATCGATCTTTCCTTAGGTACAGTACTGGTTCATGGAAAAGGAAAAAAAGATCGCTACGTTCCGGTTGGTAGATATGCTCAAGAAGCGATAGATATATACATACGTACAGCCAGGATGGAAATGACTTCGTCTGACGCCAAAGCGAATGTTTATTTATTTGTTAATTTTCGTGGAGACCCTCTGACACCTAGGGGAGTTCGCTATATATTGAATGAATTGATTAAAAAGTCAGCCGCAGATGGAAGTCTTCATCCCCATATGCTAAGGCATTCCTTTGCTACACACCTTTTGAATAATGGGGCGGACATTCGCACGGTTCAGGAATTGCTTGGTCATTCTAAAATTTCATCAACGCAAGTGTATACGCATGTTACAAAAGACCAATTAAAAAAAGTCTATAATGCAACACATCCGCGGCCTTAA
- the hslV gene encoding HslVU peptidase proteolytic subunit, translating to MTTIFAVHHKGECAMSGDGQVTLGNSVVMKHTARKVRKIFKGNVLAGFAGSVADAFTLFEMFEAKLEEYNGNLQRAAVEMAKQWRSDNVLRKLEAMLVVMDKNHLLLVSGTGEVIEPDDGILAIGSGGNYALAAGRALMRFSSDHLSAKEIAQSSLQIAAEICVFTNTNIIVEEL from the coding sequence ATGACAACGATATTTGCAGTGCATCATAAAGGTGAATGTGCCATGTCCGGTGATGGGCAGGTTACTTTAGGAAATTCAGTAGTGATGAAGCATACAGCAAGGAAAGTAAGAAAAATCTTTAAAGGTAATGTTCTTGCAGGTTTTGCAGGTTCTGTTGCAGATGCATTCACTTTATTTGAGATGTTCGAAGCTAAGCTTGAAGAGTATAATGGCAATCTTCAGCGTGCTGCCGTCGAAATGGCAAAGCAATGGAGAAGTGACAATGTACTGAGAAAGCTGGAAGCCATGCTGGTTGTGATGGATAAGAACCATTTACTGCTCGTTTCTGGTACCGGGGAAGTAATTGAGCCGGATGACGGGATTCTCGCCATAGGATCTGGAGGGAATTATGCACTGGCTGCCGGCAGGGCGTTAATGCGGTTTTCAAGTGACCATTTATCGGCAAAGGAAATCGCTCAATCATCTTTACAAATTGCAGCGGAAATTTGTGTATTTACGAATACGAATATAATCGTGGAAGAGTTGTAA
- the hslU gene encoding HslU--HslV peptidase ATPase subunit encodes MSKKANLTPRQIVEKLDQYIVGQGEAKRAVAVALRNRYRRSLLSDQLRDEVVPKNILMIGPTGVGKTEIARRMAKLVGAPFIKVEATKFTEVGYVGRDVESMVRDLVETSVRLVKEEKMASVKERAEENANRRLIELLVPSTKKQSNFKNPLEVFFGGNNNQDEQDSEDNSEDLSLQEKRKIVAEKLANGELESEMITVEVEEQAASMFDMLQGSGMEQMGMNMQDALGSLMPKKSKKRKLKVSEARIVLTNEEAAKLIDMDEVTSDAVYGAEQNGIIFIDEIDKIASKQSGSSSADVSREGVQRDILPIVEGSTVVTKYGSVKTDHVLFIAAGAFHMAKPSDLIPELQGRFPIRVELNKLTVDDFVRILHEPDNALLKQYVALLETEGIEIEFSDDAVRKIAEVAFEVNQNTDNIGARRLHTILERLLEDLSFEAPEITMEKITITPQYVEGKLGSIARNKDLSQFIL; translated from the coding sequence ATGTCAAAAAAAGCTAATTTAACACCGAGGCAAATCGTTGAAAAACTGGATCAGTATATCGTTGGGCAGGGTGAAGCAAAACGGGCAGTGGCAGTGGCTCTTCGGAATCGCTACCGACGTTCCCTTCTCTCGGACCAACTTCGTGATGAAGTCGTTCCGAAGAACATATTAATGATTGGACCGACAGGCGTTGGGAAAACAGAAATAGCTCGGAGAATGGCTAAATTGGTAGGTGCTCCTTTTATAAAAGTTGAAGCAACGAAATTTACGGAAGTCGGATATGTCGGCCGGGATGTGGAGTCCATGGTTCGTGATTTGGTGGAGACTTCCGTTCGCCTCGTGAAGGAAGAAAAGATGGCGAGCGTAAAGGAACGGGCAGAAGAAAATGCAAATCGCCGTTTAATAGAGCTATTAGTGCCATCAACAAAAAAACAGAGTAATTTCAAGAATCCTCTTGAAGTCTTTTTTGGAGGCAATAACAATCAAGACGAACAGGATTCGGAAGATAATTCCGAAGATTTAAGTTTGCAAGAAAAAAGGAAAATCGTCGCCGAAAAGCTGGCTAATGGTGAGCTGGAAAGTGAAATGATTACGGTTGAAGTGGAAGAACAGGCTGCTTCGATGTTTGATATGCTCCAAGGTTCGGGAATGGAACAAATGGGAATGAACATGCAGGACGCTTTAGGAAGCCTGATGCCGAAAAAAAGCAAGAAGCGCAAATTGAAAGTAAGTGAAGCGAGAATCGTTTTAACAAATGAAGAAGCGGCAAAATTGATCGATATGGATGAAGTCACTTCTGATGCAGTATACGGAGCTGAGCAAAATGGGATCATTTTCATTGATGAAATCGACAAAATTGCCAGTAAGCAGTCCGGAAGTTCATCAGCGGATGTTTCAAGGGAAGGTGTCCAAAGGGATATACTGCCAATCGTCGAAGGCTCGACAGTCGTGACTAAATACGGTTCAGTTAAAACGGATCATGTCTTATTCATTGCGGCAGGGGCCTTCCATATGGCTAAGCCCTCCGACCTTATCCCTGAATTACAAGGTAGATTCCCGATCCGTGTAGAGTTGAACAAACTGACAGTAGATGACTTTGTAAGGATTCTTCATGAACCGGATAATGCCTTGTTAAAACAATATGTTGCTTTGTTAGAAACAGAAGGTATAGAAATTGAATTTTCTGACGATGCTGTTCGTAAGATAGCTGAAGTGGCCTTCGAAGTGAATCAAAATACAGACAATATTGGTGCAAGAAGACTTCATACCATTTTAGAACGGCTGCTTGAAGACTTATCTTTTGAAGCACCGGAAATTACGATGGAGAAGATTACAATTACTCCCCAATATGTCGAAGGAAAGCTTGGTTCTATCGCCCGGAACAAAGATTTAAGCCAGTTTATCCTTTAA